A genome region from Myroides fluvii includes the following:
- a CDS encoding T9SS type B sorting domain-containing protein, producing the protein MKKITVLFFLLLSVCFAYAQEVTIGTGTITQEYPLSSYYGHQRSAALYTATEINQTGFINKLAWDIGKMGERRPVKIYLKSVDENSLVAANWETLTTGATLVYNGTFTADNDIYGFHTLNLDRSFNYVGGTKNLVVLVETNAGGAGLDEAEGLKIKASESTNRHLTARVDNTNATGNLSFVSSRPNIKMIFGSEIRCYGIHAFIDTVRATSIRIAITPQATTNSFSYEVRTQGNPGSGATGLATSGTVTNLNTPFFNIRGLSELTTYTLYVRANCANDQFSLYSEPLTFRTIENVAGYLVEDDFEGDLNFIFVNDTNNKWHVGNAVHNGGTKSLYISKDGGQTNTYNNAGVQVSHAYKEIAIPQHAEDLQISFDWRCLGQGDVKDYFRVWLVSSAYTPTARTQITANATRIQVGKTQYYQDATFSHEQTFLPVAAFAGQTVRLVFEWKQDSSLGEDPPAAIDNLKVKAYYCKKVDVNSIQVSNITATEGTVTWASSNAASYEVFLTESPNILQNSTNRIISTDFRELSPATTTNTTYTFTNLKPGTQYLVWVRAKCGPNEWSVFSGPKILATDMKLVDLPYREDFEGVTNFEFKKNDVKNKWFIGSAVNNGGSKALYISEDYGATNTYNVVGSQVSHVYKDFKVPAGTQEINVRFDWRCVGQLGGSDYLRVWAVPQNFVPTTGIQINAPNPQLNRIQVGKFYYQQQQEFKFESSVFDATAFAGGNVRLVFEWRQDASGGTQPPAAIDNLVVEAKTCPAPKNFRVVETSGTSVTLNWDRIPRQNKFEIYHSTTNAYPGDEVTESIVTTQRPYKLNGLEPKTDYVIWIRTICSETSKSAWVPLLVNTGQLPADFPYVEDFEGVDNWDFNKSTTHTNEWVVGSAVNNGGSKSLYITQDKGVTNSYNVAGQLITHAYRDIAVPVGTAEVDMSFDWRCMGDGTTSKRDYFRVWLVPRTYNPVVGTLITTEVNRMQVGGMLNQQGNFVTFNVEDIDISRFEGKTMRLVFEWIQDASNGTQPPAAIDNIKIGKGSCPGVRNLQSEPIAGSNPKSASLTWDVYGVEAQWEVFIIELDDPTVPGVATQGIIVNEPRYVFRDPDPTNTTDRFYKFFVRPLCDAVNERKWSKQGVISFIPPPGCARVEAGIEFTELEGLQQNEKGEYVICDKGTFNFKLGASYYDILKTSTYKVEPIEYRPPFPFRGGNSVSLTRDDYWSGIIDLGFDFCFFGNTYNKVLIGTNGMITFSIKDSVPGGRYRPNTGSEFRFGPEHQIPIDRGAYPPYVNTIHGVMQDMYPTLSPADYSVNYEIVGKAPCRTLVFNLYHMGMFSCGYDRNDIEGSTTTSQIVLYEGTNIIEVYVKNRKACVSFNDGSGLIGIQNADGTAAYTPPGRNSGAWNAQNEAWRFTPNGLSTAEFTWEKDGEYFSSAAEINVDVTETVKYTAKATYEICEEETILTKEFIFIKEDFSIGNIKDLVDCARRPGEFNLFDLRDAYNDIYGDLDRERYTLKLFETIDDRDKDRNPLLDIVKFKGTSKPIYVKLTNKFTGCIELKTFKLNVAPHLTVTTLKDQSVCGSYLLPKLEKGEAYYTKPYGKGKKYEGGETFSEVGIHDIYIYKEEKVEGAAEDEAGCYGQSQFVLEVTKQVVADQIANMVLTCEIYKLPTLSEDNKYYTLPNGEGQELLPGMPIIEPTTIYILARNKGEKGAVCIDQSSFTIDFDECPIPKGISPNGDGVNDSFDLTGYGVSKIQIFNRSGIEVYSQGRYNKEWMGQDKSGNKLPAGTYYYIIISNGKQRTGWVQLN; encoded by the coding sequence ATGAAAAAAATTACAGTGCTTTTCTTTCTCCTGTTGAGCGTATGCTTTGCTTACGCACAAGAGGTAACGATTGGCACAGGTACAATCACTCAAGAATATCCTTTGTCTAGTTACTATGGACATCAACGCTCCGCAGCCTTATATACTGCGACTGAAATTAATCAAACTGGATTTATTAATAAGTTGGCGTGGGATATTGGCAAGATGGGTGAGCGTAGACCTGTGAAAATATACTTGAAATCGGTAGATGAAAATAGTTTAGTCGCTGCAAATTGGGAAACATTGACTACCGGAGCCACTTTGGTATACAATGGGACATTTACGGCGGATAATGATATTTATGGTTTTCATACCCTTAATTTAGACCGAAGTTTTAATTATGTAGGAGGAACTAAAAATTTAGTAGTTTTAGTAGAAACAAATGCTGGAGGTGCTGGGTTGGATGAAGCAGAAGGGTTGAAAATTAAAGCCAGTGAAAGTACGAATAGGCACTTAACAGCTAGAGTTGATAATACAAATGCTACGGGTAATTTATCCTTTGTTTCAAGTCGACCGAATATTAAAATGATATTTGGCTCTGAAATTAGATGTTATGGTATTCACGCTTTTATTGATACGGTTAGGGCAACAAGTATCCGCATTGCTATAACGCCTCAGGCTACAACAAATTCTTTTTCGTATGAAGTTAGAACTCAAGGTAATCCAGGCTCTGGAGCTACGGGTTTAGCTACATCAGGAACAGTTACAAATTTGAACACACCATTTTTTAATATTAGAGGGTTAAGCGAATTAACAACGTATACATTATATGTTCGCGCAAATTGTGCAAATGACCAGTTTTCTCTGTATTCAGAACCACTTACTTTCAGAACAATCGAAAATGTGGCAGGGTATTTAGTAGAAGATGATTTTGAAGGAGATTTGAATTTTATCTTTGTCAATGATACAAATAACAAGTGGCACGTTGGGAATGCTGTACACAATGGTGGAACAAAATCACTTTATATCAGTAAAGATGGCGGACAAACTAATACGTATAACAATGCAGGGGTACAGGTGTCACATGCATATAAAGAGATTGCTATCCCTCAGCATGCAGAAGATTTACAAATTAGTTTTGATTGGCGTTGTTTGGGGCAAGGAGATGTAAAAGATTATTTTAGAGTGTGGCTCGTGTCTTCTGCGTATACTCCAACAGCAAGAACTCAAATTACTGCTAATGCAACTAGAATTCAGGTTGGAAAAACACAATATTATCAAGATGCTACTTTCTCACATGAGCAGACTTTCTTACCAGTAGCTGCTTTTGCTGGACAAACTGTGCGTCTTGTTTTTGAGTGGAAACAAGATTCAAGTTTAGGAGAAGATCCTCCTGCAGCTATCGATAACTTAAAAGTGAAAGCTTATTACTGTAAGAAAGTTGACGTTAATTCAATTCAAGTTTCTAATATTACTGCTACAGAAGGGACAGTCACTTGGGCTTCGAGTAATGCAGCATCGTATGAGGTATTTTTGACAGAATCTCCAAATATTCTTCAAAATTCAACTAACCGAATTATATCTACAGATTTCAGAGAACTTAGTCCTGCAACAACGACTAATACAACCTATACATTTACCAATCTAAAACCAGGTACACAATACTTAGTTTGGGTTCGCGCTAAATGTGGACCAAATGAGTGGAGTGTTTTCAGTGGGCCGAAAATTTTGGCTACTGATATGAAACTTGTGGATTTACCGTATAGAGAGGATTTTGAAGGTGTTACAAATTTCGAATTTAAGAAGAATGACGTAAAGAATAAATGGTTTATTGGATCAGCGGTAAATAATGGAGGTTCAAAAGCACTATACATTAGTGAAGACTATGGAGCAACAAATACCTATAATGTTGTTGGATCTCAAGTTTCTCACGTCTATAAAGACTTTAAAGTTCCTGCGGGAACACAAGAAATAAATGTGCGATTTGATTGGCGTTGTGTTGGACAATTGGGAGGATCAGATTATCTTAGAGTATGGGCCGTGCCTCAAAACTTTGTACCGACTACGGGAATCCAAATTAACGCACCAAACCCTCAACTGAACAGAATTCAGGTAGGAAAATTTTATTATCAACAACAACAAGAGTTTAAATTTGAATCTTCTGTTTTTGATGCAACAGCATTTGCTGGGGGCAATGTACGTTTAGTATTCGAATGGCGTCAGGACGCAAGTGGTGGAACTCAACCGCCTGCAGCTATTGATAATTTAGTGGTGGAGGCAAAAACATGCCCAGCGCCGAAGAATTTTAGAGTTGTAGAAACTAGTGGAACTTCAGTAACTCTAAATTGGGACAGAATACCGAGACAGAATAAGTTTGAAATCTATCACAGTACAACAAATGCATATCCAGGTGATGAAGTAACAGAATCTATTGTTACGACTCAAAGACCATATAAATTGAATGGACTTGAACCTAAGACAGATTATGTTATCTGGATTCGAACGATTTGTTCAGAAACGAGTAAAAGTGCTTGGGTTCCTTTATTGGTTAATACAGGACAATTACCTGCGGACTTCCCTTATGTAGAGGATTTTGAAGGAGTAGATAATTGGGATTTCAACAAGAGTACTACGCATACCAATGAGTGGGTTGTTGGTTCAGCTGTAAATAATGGAGGATCAAAATCACTGTATATTACACAAGATAAAGGAGTAACCAATTCGTATAACGTCGCAGGTCAATTGATTACACATGCCTATCGCGATATTGCAGTTCCGGTGGGAACAGCTGAAGTAGATATGAGTTTTGATTGGCGTTGTATGGGAGATGGTACCACTTCGAAGCGAGATTATTTCAGAGTGTGGTTAGTTCCTAGAACGTATAATCCTGTAGTTGGAACTCTAATTACCACGGAAGTAAATCGCATGCAAGTGGGAGGAATGCTCAATCAACAAGGAAACTTTGTGACGTTCAATGTAGAAGATATTGATATAAGTAGATTCGAAGGAAAGACGATGCGATTGGTCTTTGAATGGATTCAAGATGCAAGTAACGGAACTCAACCTCCGGCGGCTATTGACAATATAAAAATAGGAAAGGGATCTTGTCCAGGAGTTCGAAATCTACAATCGGAACCTATTGCTGGTTCAAATCCGAAAAGTGCTTCATTGACTTGGGATGTCTATGGAGTTGAAGCACAGTGGGAAGTATTTATTATTGAATTAGATGACCCAACGGTTCCAGGTGTAGCTACACAAGGTATTATAGTAAATGAACCGCGCTATGTGTTTAGAGACCCTGACCCAACGAACACAACCGATCGTTTTTATAAGTTTTTTGTGCGTCCATTGTGTGATGCTGTGAATGAAAGAAAATGGTCCAAGCAAGGGGTTATCTCATTTATTCCTCCTCCAGGCTGTGCTAGAGTAGAAGCGGGCATTGAATTTACAGAGCTTGAAGGTTTACAACAGAATGAAAAAGGAGAGTATGTTATTTGTGATAAAGGAACATTTAATTTTAAATTAGGTGCTTCGTATTATGATATTTTAAAAACAAGCACATACAAAGTTGAGCCAATTGAATATCGTCCTCCTTTTCCTTTTAGAGGTGGAAATTCGGTTAGTTTGACTCGAGACGATTATTGGTCTGGCATTATTGATCTTGGATTTGACTTTTGTTTCTTTGGGAATACGTATAATAAAGTACTGATTGGAACCAATGGAATGATTACATTTAGTATTAAGGACTCGGTTCCAGGTGGGCGATATAGACCTAATACGGGTAGTGAATTTAGGTTTGGTCCAGAGCATCAAATACCTATTGATAGAGGTGCTTATCCTCCTTATGTTAATACGATTCACGGGGTTATGCAAGATATGTATCCAACATTGTCACCAGCGGACTATTCTGTAAACTATGAGATTGTAGGGAAGGCTCCTTGTCGTACCTTAGTATTTAATTTGTATCATATGGGAATGTTTAGCTGTGGTTATGATAGAAATGACATAGAAGGATCAACCACAACTTCTCAAATTGTACTGTATGAAGGAACAAATATCATTGAAGTATATGTTAAGAACAGAAAAGCTTGTGTAAGTTTTAATGATGGAAGTGGGCTGATTGGTATTCAGAATGCAGATGGTACTGCAGCTTATACACCACCAGGAAGAAATTCAGGGGCATGGAATGCTCAGAATGAAGCATGGCGTTTTACTCCAAATGGATTGTCAACGGCTGAATTTACTTGGGAAAAAGACGGAGAATACTTCTCTTCTGCGGCTGAAATTAACGTTGATGTAACCGAGACTGTAAAATATACAGCCAAAGCGACGTATGAGATTTGTGAGGAAGAAACGATTTTAACCAAAGAATTTATTTTCATAAAAGAAGATTTTTCAATCGGAAATATAAAAGATTTAGTCGATTGTGCTAGACGACCAGGAGAATTTAACTTATTTGATTTAAGAGACGCGTATAATGATATTTATGGGGATCTAGATCGAGAGCGTTATACGCTAAAACTATTTGAAACGATTGATGATCGAGATAAAGATCGTAATCCATTGCTAGATATTGTTAAGTTTAAAGGAACAAGTAAGCCCATCTATGTTAAGCTTACAAATAAGTTTACGGGATGTATAGAACTAAAAACGTTTAAATTAAATGTTGCTCCACATTTGACAGTAACAACGCTAAAAGATCAGAGTGTATGCGGTTCGTATTTACTTCCTAAATTGGAGAAGGGTGAAGCATATTATACCAAGCCTTATGGAAAAGGGAAGAAATATGAAGGAGGAGAAACCTTTAGTGAAGTAGGTATTCACGATATCTATATATATAAAGAAGAGAAGGTTGAAGGAGCAGCAGAAGATGAAGCTGGATGTTATGGTCAATCTCAATTTGTATTAGAAGTAACAAAACAGGTAGTTGCAGATCAAATTGCCAATATGGTGTTGACTTGTGAAATATATAAACTGCCAACCTTGTCGGAGGATAATAAATATTATACGTTGCCAAATGGAGAAGGTCAGGAATTACTTCCAGGCATGCCAATCATCGAACCAACAACAATTTATATTCTGGCTAGAAATAAAGGTGAAAAAGGGGCGGTTTGTATTGATCAAAGTAGCTTTACCATTGATTTTGATGAATGTCCAATTCCGAAGGGAATTTCACCAAATGGAGATGGAGTAAATGATAGCTTTGATTTGACTGGTTATGGTGTGTCGAAAATTCAAATCTTTAACCGCAGTGGAATAGAGGTTTACTCCCAAGGCAGGTACAATAAAGAATGGATGGGACAAGACAAATCGGGTAATAAGTTACCTGCTGGAACGTATTATTACATTATTATTTCTAATGGAAAACAACGTACAGGTTGGGTGCAACTTAATTAA
- the hflX gene encoding GTPase HflX, which translates to MIDREEINFERSVIVGIISKDQDETKLNEYLDELEFLTITAGGEVHRRFTQKLDQPNPKTFLGTGKIDEIKNYIVEHDIHTVIFDDELTPAQQKNISRILDRKVLDRTNLILDIFAQRAQTSYARTQVELAQFQYLLPRLAGMWTHLERQRGGIGMRGPGETEIETDRRIVRDRITLLREKLKVIDKQMASQRSNRGAMVRVALVGYTNVGKSTLMNAVGKSEVFVENKLFATLDTTVRKIVIGNLPFLLSDTVGFIRKLPTQLVESFKSTLDEVREADLLLHVVDISHHDFEDHIASVNDILKDIKSDDKPTIMIFNKIDAYHPEVIAEDDLMTERTSRHYSIEEWKKTWMNKVGPENAIFISATNKENFEEFRKTVYEAVRHIHITRFPYNNFLYPDFEHLIENEEDKI; encoded by the coding sequence ATGATTGATAGAGAAGAAATAAATTTTGAAAGATCTGTTATTGTTGGTATTATCAGCAAAGACCAGGATGAAACGAAGTTAAACGAATACCTTGATGAACTTGAGTTTCTTACCATTACGGCTGGTGGTGAAGTACACAGACGTTTTACACAAAAATTAGATCAACCCAATCCAAAAACTTTCTTGGGAACGGGAAAGATAGATGAAATCAAAAATTATATTGTAGAGCATGATATCCACACGGTAATATTTGATGATGAACTTACTCCAGCTCAACAGAAAAACATCTCTAGAATTTTAGATCGCAAAGTACTCGATCGCACCAACCTCATTTTAGATATTTTTGCACAACGCGCACAAACCTCGTATGCAAGAACACAGGTAGAATTGGCTCAGTTTCAATATTTACTTCCTCGCTTAGCCGGGATGTGGACGCACTTGGAGCGACAACGTGGGGGGATTGGAATGCGTGGACCTGGAGAGACAGAAATTGAGACCGACAGACGTATTGTACGCGACAGAATCACTTTATTACGAGAAAAATTAAAAGTAATTGACAAGCAAATGGCTTCTCAACGCAGTAATCGTGGAGCAATGGTACGTGTTGCCCTTGTGGGATACACGAACGTTGGAAAATCGACACTAATGAATGCCGTTGGAAAAAGTGAAGTTTTTGTTGAAAACAAGTTATTTGCTACTTTAGACACAACCGTTCGAAAAATTGTCATTGGCAATTTGCCCTTCTTACTATCTGATACGGTAGGTTTTATCCGCAAATTACCAACACAACTAGTCGAATCTTTTAAAAGCACATTAGATGAAGTTAGAGAGGCTGATTTACTTCTGCATGTTGTAGATATCTCTCACCACGATTTTGAAGATCACATTGCCTCGGTGAACGACATTCTCAAAGACATCAAAAGCGATGACAAGCCGACCATTATGATATTCAATAAAATTGATGCCTATCACCCGGAAGTGATTGCAGAAGATGATTTGATGACAGAACGCACTTCTCGTCATTACTCGATTGAAGAATGGAAGAAAACCTGGATGAATAAAGTGGGTCCAGAAAATGCTATTTTCATATCCGCTACCAACAAAGAGAACTTTGAGGAATTTAGAAAAACAGTGTATGAAGCAGTTCGCCACATTCACATTACTCGATTCCCTTACAACAATTTCTTGTATCCAGATTTTGAACATTTAATTGAAAATGAAGAAGATAAAATTTAA
- the asnA gene encoding aspartate--ammonia ligase, with product MRKTEILQTEKSIALIKQTFANELSKALNLHPISSPMLVNEGTGINDDLNGVEKAVSFPVKFLPTHAVIVHSLAKWKRIRLQELDLPLYEGIITDMRAIRADEEYSPLHSIYVDQWDWELRIDTHNRCLSYLKAAVRNIYKALKETEAIVWQELQIEPILPDALSFIHAEQLLQLYPTLSPKEREQAIVKAHKAVFIIGVGHPLSDGQPHDSRASDYDDWSTTTEEGYKGLNGDLLVWHPILEQAVELSSMGIRVDKTTLLQQLALTQTSSRMNLYYHQLVLQDQVPLSIGGGIGQSRLCMFLLRKRHIGEVQVSLWPTEVRTQAIQQQINLL from the coding sequence ATGCGTAAAACTGAAATTTTACAGACCGAAAAATCAATTGCCTTAATCAAGCAGACCTTTGCTAACGAACTAAGTAAAGCGCTAAATTTACATCCAATCTCATCTCCTATGCTTGTCAATGAAGGAACGGGAATTAATGACGATCTAAATGGCGTAGAAAAAGCAGTTTCTTTTCCTGTAAAATTTTTACCTACTCATGCTGTCATTGTTCATTCTTTAGCTAAATGGAAGAGAATTCGCTTACAGGAACTCGATTTGCCGCTTTATGAGGGAATTATAACGGATATGCGCGCCATCCGAGCAGACGAAGAATATAGTCCTCTACACTCCATATACGTAGATCAATGGGACTGGGAATTGAGGATAGACACTCACAACCGCTGTTTAAGCTATTTAAAAGCCGCTGTACGCAACATTTACAAGGCGCTAAAGGAAACGGAGGCTATCGTGTGGCAAGAGCTTCAAATCGAGCCTATACTTCCCGATGCTCTCTCTTTTATACACGCAGAACAGTTGCTTCAATTATACCCAACCCTATCTCCAAAGGAAAGAGAACAAGCGATCGTTAAAGCGCATAAAGCTGTTTTCATTATTGGTGTAGGGCACCCATTATCGGATGGTCAACCCCACGATAGTCGCGCATCGGACTATGATGACTGGAGCACAACCACAGAAGAAGGTTACAAAGGATTGAATGGAGATTTACTCGTTTGGCATCCTATTTTAGAGCAAGCAGTTGAGTTGAGCTCCATGGGTATACGTGTAGATAAAACGACATTGCTACAGCAATTAGCTCTTACTCAAACAAGTAGTCGAATGAATTTATACTATCATCAGCTGGTTTTACAAGATCAAGTTCCCTTGAGTATTGGTGGTGGAATAGGTCAATCGCGTTTGTGTATGTTTTTGCTGCGCAAAAGACACATTGGCGAAGTCCAAGTCAGCTTATGGCCTACAGAAGTTAGAACACAAGCTATTCAACAACAAATTAATTTGTTGTAA
- a CDS encoding DUF3078 domain-containing protein has protein sequence MKKFLLSIAAVFMLYSAQAQEAEGTEVQKNWTSKGNFALIANQSSFSNWQAGGDNNLAGNVNLNYDLNYNKEGWTWDNKFQVSYGLTKLKGEKEKKTDDRLEITSLLGKQMTDKWYYSLFMNFKTQMDSGWDKDGNKNTHFMSPAYLQIGPGLLWKHNDNLKVNIAPATSRFIMVHKHFTEFGDAFGVEKGKTMEYQLGMAVNGYYKFNPMENVSIENILNLYSNYLEKPENVVLDYQLNVVLKVNKYLSTNLTFQAIYDDKAYQGFQLREMIGLGVNYTF, from the coding sequence ATGAAAAAATTTTTGCTTAGCATTGCTGCTGTGTTTATGTTGTATTCCGCACAAGCTCAGGAGGCTGAAGGAACGGAAGTGCAAAAAAATTGGACTTCAAAGGGGAATTTTGCTCTTATTGCAAATCAGTCGAGTTTTTCAAATTGGCAAGCAGGTGGGGACAATAACCTTGCCGGTAACGTAAACTTGAATTACGATTTGAATTACAACAAAGAGGGTTGGACTTGGGACAATAAGTTTCAAGTTAGTTATGGTCTAACGAAGTTAAAAGGTGAAAAAGAGAAGAAAACGGATGACCGTTTAGAGATTACCTCTTTACTTGGAAAGCAAATGACGGACAAATGGTACTATTCATTATTCATGAACTTTAAAACACAGATGGATTCTGGTTGGGATAAAGACGGGAATAAGAATACGCACTTTATGTCACCAGCTTATTTGCAAATAGGACCTGGTTTATTGTGGAAACACAACGATAACCTGAAGGTAAACATTGCACCAGCAACGTCTCGTTTTATTATGGTTCACAAGCACTTTACTGAATTCGGTGATGCTTTTGGCGTTGAAAAAGGTAAAACAATGGAGTACCAACTGGGGATGGCCGTTAATGGATACTACAAGTTTAATCCAATGGAAAATGTTTCTATTGAGAATATCTTAAACTTGTATTCTAACTATTTAGAAAAACCAGAAAACGTGGTATTAGATTATCAATTGAATGTTGTTTTGAAAGTGAACAAGTACTTATCTACAAACTTGACTTTCCAAGCAATATACGATGACAAAGCGTACCAAGGATTCCAATTACGCGAAATGATTGGTTTGGGAGTAAATTATACGTTTTAA
- a CDS encoding DUF2480 family protein, with product MEGEIVNKVANSALKIFDLEDMYPNNPRMEVDIAQWLYEGFVLREKDFRAALKEIDWTIYQNAYVGLYCSTDAILPGWAYMLLTSYLQPVAKRVFLGDKNHLEKSIYQELLFAIDYSEYQDLPVIIKGCSKKDIPEEAYVLATQLMMNTARSVMFGEACSAVPVYKRLVKK from the coding sequence ATGGAAGGAGAAATTGTAAATAAAGTTGCCAATAGCGCATTGAAGATCTTTGATTTAGAGGACATGTATCCGAATAATCCAAGAATGGAAGTAGATATAGCGCAATGGCTTTATGAAGGTTTTGTTCTGCGTGAAAAAGACTTTAGAGCGGCGTTAAAAGAGATCGATTGGACGATCTATCAAAATGCGTATGTGGGATTGTATTGTTCAACAGATGCCATTTTACCTGGCTGGGCGTATATGCTTTTAACGAGTTATTTACAGCCTGTTGCTAAGCGCGTATTCCTCGGAGATAAAAATCATTTAGAAAAATCCATTTATCAAGAGTTGTTATTCGCAATTGATTATAGTGAATATCAAGATTTACCTGTGATTATCAAAGGTTGTTCCAAGAAGGATATTCCTGAGGAAGCCTATGTCTTAGCGACTCAGTTAATGATGAATACAGCGCGTTCTGTCATGTTTGGAGAGGCGTGTTCTGCAGTACCAGTTTACAAACGTTTAGTAAAAAAGTAA
- a CDS encoding iron-sulfur cluster assembly protein, translated as MEEIDVQQLGENIVRILKTIYDPEIPVDIYELGLIYDVFVNETHDVKILMTLTSPNCPVAETLPMEVEEKVKSIDKVNNVEIELTFEPAWSKDLMSEEAQLELGLL; from the coding sequence ATGGAAGAAATAGACGTACAACAATTAGGAGAAAATATTGTAAGAATATTGAAAACAATTTACGATCCTGAAATTCCGGTAGATATTTACGAGTTAGGGCTGATTTACGATGTATTCGTCAATGAAACCCATGATGTTAAAATCTTGATGACTTTAACGTCACCCAACTGTCCTGTGGCCGAAACATTGCCTATGGAAGTAGAAGAAAAAGTAAAATCAATAGACAAGGTGAATAATGTTGAGATAGAATTGACGTTTGAACCGGCTTGGTCTAAAGATTTAATGAGTGAAGAGGCTCAATTAGAGTTAGGGTTATTGTAA
- a CDS encoding SufE family protein, with product MTIREAQEEIMDEFSMFEDWMQRYEYIIELGKSLPIIDDKYKVEENLIKGCQSQVWLHAENIDGKVVFTANSDAILTKGIIAILIRVFSNHKPVDIVEADLSFIDDIGLKEHLSPTRANGLVSMIKQIRMYALAFQAQ from the coding sequence ATGACTATAAGAGAAGCACAAGAAGAAATAATGGATGAATTCTCCATGTTTGAGGATTGGATGCAGCGCTATGAATACATCATTGAACTTGGAAAATCACTTCCAATCATTGATGACAAGTATAAAGTAGAAGAAAATTTAATCAAAGGTTGTCAATCTCAAGTATGGCTACACGCTGAAAATATAGACGGAAAGGTTGTATTTACGGCGAATAGTGATGCCATTTTAACAAAGGGAATAATTGCCATTTTAATTCGCGTTTTTTCTAATCACAAACCAGTGGATATCGTAGAAGCAGATTTGTCTTTTATTGATGACATCGGTTTAAAAGAACATTTATCACCTACGCGTGCCAATGGTTTAGTTTCGATGATTAAACAAATTCGCATGTATGCTTTGGCTTTTCAAGCCCAATAA
- a CDS encoding aminotransferase class V-fold PLP-dependent enzyme: MLDIKAVREDFPILKQQVNGKPLVYFDNAATAQKPKVVEEAIKTYYDTINANIHRGVHTLSQLATDAYEESRRKVQHHLHAKEDREIIFTPGTTFGINLVASGFGALLQPGDEVIISALEHHSNIVPWQFACERSGATLKVIPMNQKGELMMDAYAALLSPNTKVVAVSHISNALGTINPIKEMIAMAHAVGAAVLIDGAQATPHIKPDVQDLDCDFYVFSGHKVCGPTGTGVLYGKEAWLNKLPPYQGGGEMIKTVTFEKTTYACLPHKFEAGTPNIAGGIVLGYALDYLNKLGFDAIQAYEHELLTYGTQRLLEIEGLRIVGTAAHKTSVISFNIEGLHPYDVGVIVDKLGVAVRTGHHCTQPIMDFFGIPGTIRASFSFYNTKEEIDILVEAVRKAQQMLS; this comes from the coding sequence ATGTTAGATATAAAAGCAGTTAGAGAAGATTTTCCAATTCTAAAGCAACAAGTGAATGGAAAACCCTTAGTATATTTTGATAACGCTGCTACCGCTCAAAAACCCAAAGTGGTAGAAGAAGCGATCAAGACATATTACGATACGATTAATGCAAATATTCACCGTGGTGTGCATACGTTAAGTCAATTGGCTACGGATGCCTATGAAGAATCGAGAAGAAAAGTACAACATCACCTCCATGCAAAAGAAGATAGAGAAATTATCTTTACTCCTGGAACTACCTTTGGTATTAATCTAGTAGCCAGTGGATTTGGAGCCTTGTTGCAACCTGGGGATGAGGTGATAATCTCGGCCTTAGAGCACCATTCGAATATTGTACCTTGGCAATTTGCGTGTGAGCGCTCAGGAGCTACGTTAAAAGTAATTCCGATGAATCAAAAGGGCGAACTAATGATGGATGCTTATGCTGCCTTGTTGTCTCCAAATACTAAAGTAGTAGCGGTTTCCCATATTTCAAATGCCTTGGGCACGATTAATCCAATCAAGGAGATGATTGCCATGGCCCATGCTGTTGGTGCGGCTGTTTTAATAGATGGGGCACAAGCAACGCCTCACATTAAGCCTGATGTACAAGATTTAGATTGTGATTTTTACGTGTTCTCTGGACATAAAGTATGCGGTCCTACAGGTACAGGGGTACTCTATGGAAAAGAAGCCTGGTTGAATAAATTGCCGCCTTATCAAGGTGGAGGTGAAATGATCAAAACGGTAACCTTTGAAAAAACGACCTATGCGTGTTTACCGCATAAGTTCGAAGCTGGAACGCCTAATATCGCAGGGGGAATTGTGTTGGGTTATGCCTTAGATTATTTAAACAAATTGGGATTTGATGCTATTCAGGCCTATGAACACGAGCTTTTAACCTATGGAACCCAACGCTTGTTAGAAATTGAAGGACTGCGTATTGTTGGAACTGCAGCGCACAAAACATCAGTAATTTCCTTTAATATTGAAGGATTACACCCGTATGACGTTGGTGTAATTGTCGATAAATTAGGTGTTGCTGTTCGTACAGGACACCATTGTACACAGCCTATCATGGATTTCTTTGGTATTCCGGGAACGATTAGAGCGTCGTTTAGTTTTTACAATACAAAAGAAGAAATTGACATTTTAGTAGAGGCTGTGCGTAAGGCGCAACAAATGCTGTCCTAA